The Vibrio astriarenae genome contains a region encoding:
- the sbcB gene encoding exodeoxyribonuclease I translates to MPADNQPTFFFFDYETWGTSPALDRPSQFAGVRTDENFNIIGEPLVIYCQLPSDYLPSPEAALITGITPQKANAEGLPEPEFIRRIHEELSKPNTTSLGYNSIRFDDEVTRHTCYRNFLDPYAWSWQNGNSRWDLLDVMRACHALRPDGINWPENDEGYPSFKLEHLSVANGIEHSNAHDAMADVIATIEMAKKIKTAQPKLFDFFLQYRHKRKLNELIDIVEMKPLMHVSGMLGRDCQYTSWIVPVAWHPTNKNAVIVVDLAQDVSPVLEMDSDSLRERLYTKRSELADDELPVPIKLIHLNKCPILAPAKTLTAENAANIGINREQCLANLALLRQHPEIREKLLSLYQQERDYSDENKDVDAMLYDGFFSPADRAAMDIILSQPPEALGSLDISFDDGRIKPLLFRYRARHYPWTLTETEQQRWMSHCRDYFETRLPDYTLNLENLAHEHETDEHKMRVLKSVYEYVSKLVS, encoded by the coding sequence ATGCCCGCAGATAACCAACCGACTTTTTTCTTCTTCGACTACGAAACTTGGGGCACTAGCCCTGCTCTTGACAGACCGAGTCAATTTGCCGGTGTCCGTACCGATGAAAACTTTAACATCATCGGTGAGCCACTGGTTATCTATTGTCAGTTGCCATCCGACTATCTGCCCTCTCCTGAAGCTGCGCTGATCACAGGCATCACACCGCAAAAGGCAAATGCTGAGGGACTTCCAGAGCCTGAGTTCATCCGCCGTATTCATGAAGAATTGTCTAAACCGAACACAACAAGCTTAGGCTACAACAGTATTCGTTTCGATGACGAAGTGACACGTCATACCTGTTACCGTAACTTTCTAGACCCATACGCATGGAGTTGGCAAAACGGTAATTCTCGTTGGGACTTGCTTGATGTGATGCGAGCTTGTCATGCCCTTCGTCCTGACGGAATCAATTGGCCTGAAAATGACGAAGGCTACCCAAGCTTTAAACTTGAACATCTTTCAGTTGCCAATGGCATCGAACATAGCAACGCCCACGATGCGATGGCTGATGTGATTGCGACGATTGAGATGGCGAAAAAAATAAAAACGGCGCAACCCAAGTTATTCGACTTTTTCTTGCAATATCGTCACAAGCGTAAGCTCAATGAGCTTATTGATATCGTTGAGATGAAACCATTGATGCACGTTAGCGGCATGCTGGGACGTGATTGTCAGTACACCAGTTGGATTGTTCCGGTGGCATGGCACCCTACCAATAAAAACGCCGTAATCGTGGTGGATTTAGCCCAGGATGTATCTCCGGTTCTTGAGATGGACTCAGACAGCTTAAGAGAGCGTTTATATACAAAACGTTCTGAACTTGCTGACGACGAATTGCCCGTTCCAATCAAGCTCATCCACCTCAATAAATGCCCTATTCTCGCACCAGCAAAAACACTGACTGCCGAAAATGCGGCAAATATCGGAATTAACCGCGAGCAGTGTCTTGCAAACCTCGCACTATTGAGACAGCATCCAGAAATTCGTGAAAAGCTGTTGTCGCTGTATCAGCAAGAACGTGACTATTCTGATGAGAATAAAGATGTTGATGCGATGCTCTACGATGGCTTCTTTAGCCCTGCAGATCGTGCCGCTATGGACATCATTCTTAGCCAACCACCTGAAGCGCTTGGCAGCTTAGACATCTCTTTTGATGATGGGCGAATTAAGCCGTTACTATTCCGCTATCGTGCTCGACATTATCCATGGACACTCACCGAAACAGAACAGCAACGTTGGATGAGTCATTGTCGCGACTACTTTGAGACTCGCTTACCCGACTACACACTCAACTTAGAAAACTTAGCGCATGAGCATGAGACTGATGAACACAAAATGCGCGTGTTGAAGTCGGTCTATGAGTACGTTTCTAAATTGGTTAGCTAG
- a CDS encoding CidA/LrgA family protein has product MTLKSIAKTGFEYMRAFAIIGIALMIGIAMQTYLSISIPGSILGMAVLFIGLASGLVPAHWVQPGASLFIRHMIFLFVPISVGLMVHFDLLLDNLVAIIASVVAGSVLVLIIMSYCIEKLVSRDS; this is encoded by the coding sequence GTGACATTGAAGTCTATTGCCAAAACAGGTTTTGAGTATATGCGCGCGTTTGCCATTATCGGGATCGCGCTCATGATAGGTATCGCGATGCAAACCTATTTGAGTATCTCAATACCTGGAAGTATTTTAGGCATGGCGGTGCTTTTTATTGGCCTCGCATCGGGGTTGGTTCCCGCGCATTGGGTACAGCCTGGCGCAAGCCTGTTCATTCGCCATATGATATTTTTGTTCGTTCCAATCAGTGTTGGGCTAATGGTGCATTTCGATTTGCTATTAGACAACCTTGTGGCGATCATTGCGAGTGTTGTCGCAGGCTCCGTGCTCGTGCTCATCATTATGAGTTACTGTATAGAAAAACTAGTCAGCAGGGATAGCTAA